GGgtatggattttttaaatatgttgttTTGCGTAATTTTACAGAGTGAAGGCATATGTTAAATTAGAAGTACCGGTAtgtcataaaatgataattaaatgagaaaaacTGAATAAGACCTTCTAGGGAGTCTATACTTGGGGGTTAGGGGCTGGGGTCATGTACGTCCCATGCACCTGGAAGGGGGGATGCTGGATTGTTGACTGATGTTTGTGGTTTTTTTGGTTACTAAACAGCACATAAGCATAACCTATTTGAAATTCCGTTTTCCActaattacaatatatttttttttaaaatggtcaTAAATTTTTGACGATCTCTCATTCTTCAATGCTCAAGTTGGCTCCATGaactcaattattttttatgcagaGATAAAACTTAATTActctttttaatattaattaaatgattgtGCTAATTGGACTgaattatcaatgaaaattaCGGTCCTTTTGTTTAGCGTGTTTTTTGTTCTCTtaccagccccccccccccttcaactTTTTCTCAGTATGATATGCGCCCTCGACAATTGCATAAGGAGAAATTCAAAAGGTAGGTTTTAATGTTCCATATATGTATTTCATTAAAACCACACTTTTTTGatgtttaaacatgttaaaatgtgTCTTAATTGTTTGTTCCACTCAAGTTACACTGGCGTCGGAACGcggcaaattgaaagtggggggctagactaatcctcagaaatattgaggaaaaacctaattcccaaaatcatgaaaatcctaatccggggggggggggggggaatatacctataatttcaatttaagataaatttacCTACccaaccccccaaccccccaaaaaaatcatccgtgggggggggggggggggggctagtatccCTATTActtccaacttctcaatctttcaaggtaaatttaggggGGCTAAatcctctatgatgctatgtgcctaatggtaaGGTCTGACTTTACaagaaaagtggggggggggggctaagcccccccggttccgacgcctatgagtTATATAAGATCTAGAGACACACATGCAGCTATATACCTATAGCCGGATTAGAATCACTGAGTCAATGTGCATGCATATAATAGTTTTTTCCTGGCCccatattaaatattatatacaactgtaaattttaaatcaattttaattgaaatcttTTGAACACGGCCAAGgaaaaattctttcatttttcaaaatcaataattttaactttaagtCTCTGTTTATTGTGAAAAggcaattttcttttaaacactTTGACTTGCAAGAGTCACATATTTAAATTAACTGATGTAAATAAAACTCAAAGCATATGTGTTTTGATGATGGGTAAATAAAATCCAGAAACATTGATATTTTTcgtacatagtaaaattatgattttgaaataatgcGCTCAACTCATTGTCGCACGCATGCTTCCGGAAAATTTATTAGTTGTCTGCTCCTGCGCACATATGTTCATCCGGGACATTGCAATGGAACATTGGTAATGGCGGTCAAGGTGGCAACTTAGCATGAGGAGATTTGCACACCAAGAACAAGTTTGAAACGAAAGAAACGTAATACTTTTATGTTTTTGAGATAATATTTGACCGCAATGATGCAGAATGAAACCTCAGATGAGAATGtttcaacaaataaaaatataagaacTGTTGAAATTGAGCAAGGTAGTCAGACAGCACCGTATCCATCGCTAGAGAAAAATGAAACCATACAATCCGCTCAGTCGACATTTGGAGCAGACATAAGTGATGACGACGAGGTGTCTGACGTAAGTTTAGTCTAATTGACTGTATATTACTCGATTAGTTGTAGTTCCTATGCATAAAAGTGTAAATTAGTGTTTTGTCAGGAACCTGCGTATCTGAATTGGACAAAAGCATGTGACCATTTTACCACTAAGAAAGTGCACTAATTGCATGGAGGTTCTTTGCAACATTTTAAACGTATTTTATTATATTGGGAATGGTAGacttataaatatttgatcaaaattgttttaagtATGTTAGATAATGTATGCAAATTAATTTACACACGATATTGATTTCTGTTTAGAACTAGCATTgcacaaatatttttatgaaaaaataaaacccaaacaaaaaaacatatagCAGTATGTTTTTCAAATAgcataatatatacaatgtcaATGCAATATTGAACTCCATGAAGACAGCTCTACAAAGCATAACTATACAGTGGTCAATACTCGTACATACTGATACACACTTTGACTTTTATgtcaacaaaaaaatataaaagctaTGTGAATATGACAATAGTGATCACATTCAGGTTATATTGTATCAGATGTTCATGTGAGAAATATGTTGTTACTTTCTTGTTCTACAACTCCCTTGCCTGAACTGGAGCCATTTTCTGATTAGCTTTGcgaattttatcaatattcatagAATGTTGAAATCAGAAAGTTTTTTTCTATTGTATGAAATTTATGCTGTATACAGCCCTGGATGAAGTTGGAAAAGTTTAGTTGTGTTCAatgtattcatatatattaCCTAATGACTGGACAGTTGAACTTAAGTAGACCCTGACTTTATCAAACTGAAGTGTGATACATACTCAATGATCCCAAAGTCCAACCTcttattaaaatggttctagaatcccttcaaaattttaagttcaaatgttttttttaactgtatACTTGATGTGTTAATGTTCATTTCTGATGTTTGTATACTCAAAGTACTGCCCCactaattaaatgaaaatgtcgTGCTGttgaattcaatttatttttataagttGATTATAACTTGAATCTTTGTTAAaagatttgaaattgattttttacctTTCAGGTTGGTTCATTTATCATGGATCATGACATTGATGAAGAAGACCAGGACATTGAACCAAAGTTTCTCTTACCCACAGAAGGAATGGAGGCTTCAAACATCCCCTCAATAGATCCCGAAACACACGCCAGACTAGAAGCATTACTTGAGGCAGCAGGTAAGGATTACTGCAGATTGTCATTAATATGTAATGGAACTCTGACTTGCTTACTGATCTCACTGTAAATAATCATACTGCAGAAAAAAgagaattgaaattgaaaatacagtGAATAGCTGAATCTCCATATTGTGACTTGGATTTGTtgttgatttaatgaaaatctttaATAAGTCAAACAATAGaaagaaatattcatttaataaatagGCTGTTAATCATGTTACCACAAAATCATTACCTCAGTCACAAgtagggatgggacgatccaccgatgcaccggtgcatcgcggtatttattttgacgatatttggatcaatacatttaccattaatacaacgataccttaccgaactttttttatttttcaaaaatatccgagctttatatatcggctatttttagtccgcgcgcctaatatgaaagtacaaagatggcggaaaacctcgtaaagttgtcaaaactgttaggaagctaaatctggagtgtggacaacttttggattacttgttATTGAAAAACTAGTGTACAcgagactaaagtaatttgtaaattgtgcaatgctcattatgaatatatcaaaataactttggccatgcggtaatacatcggcagattgaataaattttaaacttttattcatgtttttatttaattgcaatgtatcgtgatatgtatcgtatcgcatctcatgtatcgtgatatgtaccgaatcggctaagTACAGTATCGTCCAAGCCCTAGTCACAAGCTCCCCAAATGTTGTTTCAGCCACAAATTTAACAGCACCTAAAAGGccattattttatgatattattaaCTTATACAAGTGCACTGAGATTAAAAGctccattaatttttttttaaaacatcaggTTTTGGATTGTGTATTGCTGTATACTGAATATGACatgaaaaattgtttgttttttgagtGTTAGATTAATGAATATGAGATTTTGGTTGAAAGTGAGTTAAAATCAAAGGTAACCGACCAAAAAATAATTACAGTGCAGGAGtatattttagtataaattGTGTCACTAAATTAAGCGTCAAAAAagttgagatttaaaaaaaaaaatcctattgttaagcaaaaaagcattttttataagatatatatatgtatgaataTATGTATGAATTTATATGACACagatcaatatttattttatgaatgctGGCATCAGCTTGCTattatctatatatctatcatTTGGTTAAGTTGTGTATGCCCATGTCATAAAATTGTGATCATTTTCTtccttaaagctgcttggtccaacTTTCGGtttttacagtatcaaaatattttcaatacaaaacaattatcttaaaaatttatgGACTTTTTCCTATTTACACCAACAGAATCgatctcctttcaaagttagaaatattcaaagtaaatagaaataatttctttttgggcaaatgaaaaaacaaaccaaaatgcatcatgggaatgtttagaaaagggatACACGATGAATAGGAAAGAAAATGACATCACAATTTTTCCTTTTCTCCAGTTGGCTTAAGTGCaaacttaaaacaaaaagttatgGTTCATTTAACAGTTGTGAACAAAATAGTTCCACCATATAAATGTTTGAGACATATTCAACAGGGAtagatgtatttttaattatttgcacTGAATACATTTTATGAGGATACAGGTATATAATCATGTCTAATAAATATCAAGAAATTTAAGTTTATTGAAGGTTTTCTCAAACAAAGAATACTATCCcagtattaatatttcatatcattaaaCACAAGATTAATTTGAAGATTTTCAAACCTTATTTGTAAGTTCATAGACAGGATTGTGATTAATCATGCATCATTGTGTTCTCTTGTGTTAATGGTTGTTATAAAGAACACAGGTTTGTCTTCAGGTATTGGTAAGCTGTCAACGGCCGATGGTAAAGCCCTGACCGACCCTGAGGTCctcaggaagttgacatcctcCGTCAGTTGTGCTCTGGATGAAGCCGCCCAAGCCTTACACAGAATGCGAGCCGAGCAGCAGGGCCAGCTCACAGGAGCAGAGGGGTACATATTTGCTACAACTTGTAGTTTGTTAGAccaatttatatttatcatagtTTACAACTCTATTTGATAGTATTAATGAAGCACAAGCTTCATTCCTAGGGTTAAATGTTATTGATAATTGTTTAAAGTTCCAGGTCCCTGGCTGAGGCTTGCAGTGATGGGGATGTACCAACTGTTCGGAAACTCTTACATGAGGGAGGAAGTGTTCATGAAACCACAGAGGAGGGAGAAAGCCTACTGTCTCTGGCCTGCTCAGCTGGTTACTATGAGCTTGCTCAAGTACGTTATTTGTTTGAAagcctcaaattttaaattgtttattttagtaccaacatcaattttacaaattgaaaGAAGAATCAggattagtaaaaaaaaaaatttcatttgtactTTTGATAGGTCTTGTTGGCAATGAAGGCTAATGTTGAAGATCGTGGAATTAAAGGTGACTGCACCCCACTAATGGAAGCTGCAAGTGGAGGATACGTGGACATTGTTAAACTTCTAATTGCACATGAAGCAGATGTCAATGCACAGTCCTCTGCAGGTAATCctcaatttataatatattgcAGATTCATTCAgtgtaaaatcattaaaagttttcatgatttttttcttcaattttaactaaattttaaaacatttatatccAGGTAATACCCCCCTGCACTATGCAGCATGTGGTGGGTTTGAAGATGTGGTGCAAGAGTTGTTAGAAGCCGGAGCCAACGTTGAACAGCATAATGAGAATGGACACACACCCCTGATGGAGTCGGCCAGTGCTGGACATGTGGGCGTGGCCCGGATTCTGCTGAGAGCTGGGGCAGGAATCAACACCCACTCCAATGAGTTCAAGGAGAGTGCTCTCACCTTGGCATGTTACAAAGgtttgtttcatattatatcCACTGATTACTTTTGTCACTACACAATGATCTTCAATCTTGCAAGTTTTAGCTGTTAATTCTAGTAAAAGTATCTTAAGTAAAATTactggaaaaaatatttaactgtTGAGATGGCCCAAAGCTCTATCTGGTTCAGAAATTTGTACTTTTCATCTTAATTATAGGGCATTTAGAAATGGTTAAGTTTCTGCTGGAAGCGGGTGCTGACCAAGAGCATAAGACAGATGAAATGCACACTGCATTGATGGAGGCCTCCATGGATGGCCATGTAGAGGTGGCGCGGCTATTGTTGGACAGTGGTGCCCAGGTGAGGGATGGTTGTTGGTCAAAGAGTTGAAGACATGATGAGCTAGCTCTTTGGAACTTGTCATTGTAAGAGCTTTATTCTTTGTTAAAGGTTAACATGCCAGCTGACAGCTTTGAGTCCCCCTTGACCTTGGCAGCCTGTGGAGGTCATGTAGACTTGGCTGCCCTATTGATTGAGAGAGGGGCCAACCTGGAGGAGGTGAATGATGAGGGCTACACTCCGCTGATGGAGGCAGCCAGAGAGGGGCATGAAGAAATGGTCGGGCTTCTCCTAGCCAATGGTGAGGAAAACTTCATCTGTTATCTCTGTTATGggatcatttaaaattttaaatttatagaaATTAGATGATCATTTTAATCTTCAATAATTACTGAATACAGAtggaaaaaatgacaaaaatgtgCTTGTGAAAATTGCATTGCTGTATATGCATATAGATTAAAAAGGTAAAACTTTTATCAAATACAGGAGCATACATAAATGCCCAGACCGAGGAGACACAGGAGACAGGCCTGACCCTAGCCTGTTGTGGTGGGTTCCTGGAAGTGGCTGACTTCTTGATTAAAGCTGGTGCTAACATAGAGCTTGGCTGTAGCACCCCTCTAATGGAGGCTGCCCAGGAGGGACATCTGGACCTTGTGCGCTACCTTCTGAAAGCAGGTCAGTCTTCTCTACAGTTACAGTCTgcaaaatgatttgaaaacaaaaaaatttaaaacaaaatgtataagagctatattttgtgatttataGGAGCGAATGTTCATGCTACCACTGGAACTGGTGATACTGCCCTGACATATGCTTGTGAAAATGGTCACACAGATGTTGCGGAGGCATTGTTAGAGCATGGGGCAGAATTGGTAATTATCTTTcataaagaaattaaacaattttttttccacttgATAAGCATGCATTCATCAAACCtgataatgtaaatattgtttgcAGGAGCATGAATCAGAAGGTGGCCGAACTCCTCTGATGAAAGCTGCCAGGGCTGGATATCTCTGTACTGTGCAATTTCTGATCAGCAAAGGTAATGTTTTGATGGAGATTCAAgaataaataatcaaattgaatgatttaagatgtataattttattaactGCTTGTATGAATATGTATATTGTGTAGGAGCTGACGTGAATCGTGCAACCTCCACGAATGACCACACAGTCCTATCTCTGGCCTGTGCGGGGGGACACCTAGCAGTGGTGGAACTTCTCCTGGCTCATGGAGCTGATCCAGCCCATAAACTGAAGGTAAGAAACTTGTGAATCATACAAGCGTAAAGTCACtttgtattattttacatttcttttgactgacaatcaattattttaaaaggatGGCTCCACAATGATCATTGAAGCTGCCAAAGGTGGACACACGCAGGTTGTCAAACTCCTGTTGGAATATCCTAATCGAGTGCTTATGAATTCTCCTGAGTCAGCTCTAGTGCCATCTGAGACAAATATTCCAGAGGTATTCCTTTCTGcacacagatacatgtacatttctcaATCTTTGAGTTTTCATCACTGAACATGTATGTTGATGGTTTGTTTCCTGTTGTAGTCTCGGGTTCCTGTTCAGGGCTTGGGAAACATTGTCCCACCTAGTGATCCAAATTCCCCATCTCAGAATAATATTGCCTCACTTCAAACAGGTGTGTATTAGCATAGTTTATATTTAATTCTATTCTTAATACTTAGGGACAAGGCTTACataggcattgcctgctgcttgatccatttatgtaaatatatatttgcataataaaatatgtttgaatCAAATCAGAATTTATACTTGCACATAACTCAAAGTtgggttgggtttttttgttagCAAGATCCAAGTTAGAACTATTAAAACGTtgaaatatttacttaataatCCACatctaaatttcaaaaaattaaatagactAAAGTGTGTTACTGGGACATTTATTTGTAAGTCACTTAATTGTGAAgttctttttctctattttcaGTAGcacaaaatgtgataaaatcaGCTAGTGAGAAGGATTCAAACTTTCCCCCAAGAAATCCAGACCAAGTGTGGAAAAACCTGCCAAAGCCAGGGGGAAAGAGAAACCACAACAACAGTGGTGGAGACAGTGCAAGTAAACCAAGCAAAACCTCCAACATACCTCCACCCCCTCCACCCCCAGCCACCACCCCTCAGTATGGGGACGGTGCCCCAACACCTCCACAGTATGGAGACATGGGTAGTCTGTCTGATGAGGCACTAGATGTAAAGGCCAGTGAAAGGCTTGAGGCCATTATCAATAATGTGATGGCCAAAGAGCTTGACAGTAGCTCAGCGACCAGGGAGGAACAGATCCTGAGGAAGCAGCAAATACTTCATGAGCTGCAGAAGGTTGAAAAAGAACTACAGGAGAAAGCGCAAGCACAGTTGTTCCTGAGTGCTCAGCACCAGCTAGAGCAACAACAGCAGCAGCAACATCTGCAACATGTCCTGCAACAGGGAGCCAAAGTTTTGCAGCGAACCCTGGAGGTACAAGTAAAGATCAAGCAAGAGGAGAACAACGGAGAGGGGTCATCAGCCGAGGAAAAGGTAGAGGGGGAATCGCCAGCTAGTCCCCAGCCCTCCAACGACCTCGATAAGCAAGTCACTAGTTTGTTACCAGCAGATGTTGCAGCCAGCGGCCAGATCGTGTTCCCCAATATCCCATACGACTCGAATCTTTTACCAGCATCATCTAGTCAGCCTATGAGCATGCCTTCACCAGCTTCATCTGAAGCCAGCACACCCAAGGAAGGTAAAGACTGGCCGCGCAACAATGGTAACACCCCCAAACGTGGAGTCAGTGGAAAGGGAGGAAACCGAACCAAGACCCCCAGCTCCAGTGCTCCTACAACCCCTACTGGGATATCAGTACCTACAACAGTGACAGCAGCGGATCAAAACAAAGGTCATTATCTATTGCTTTTTACATGCATGTAGGATGTAGTCACTTGTAGTACcaaatatctaaatataaaattaagtgatacttttcatttttttatgctttaaaAACTTGATCAGTAgcataaatttatttgcaaaatcaaATTTCCTTTTATCTGTATTTATAGTAACCCAATCCAGTCAACAACTAGCCCAAGCTTCAGCAGGCATTCAATCTCCTGCCAACAACAACTCAGCAGTGGCTCTGGCAACATACCGACAACAAATCCAGAACATTGTTCTCCGCCATCAACAACAGCAACAGCTGCAGCTTCAACAGCAAAACCCTCAACAACAGCAGAATCAGTCACAACAGACCATCCAGTTCCCTCAGCTTCCCCAGTTACAACTGACCCCAGAACAACAAGAGCACCTACTTACCATGTTATCACAACAGACCTTCCAGCCCCAGATAACCAATCCTGCTATTCCTAATCAACAACTCCCCCAACAACTCCCCCAACAGGTCCCCCAACAGCAGTTCTCTCAGCAACCCATGGTCCAGCAGCCATTGCAGCTGATTCAGCCACCTCCACAACCCCCCATGACTCAGCAGCAGCAACAGCAACTTCTGCAGCAGCAGCAACAAGCCCAGATACTGACACAACAATTGCAACAGCAAATCAAGCCCCCTCAACCAGCACCTCCTCAAACTACAAACGGCCAAAAGAATGCACGTAACAAGCGACATCTGTACAACAATCAACAGCAGGCGGCAGGCAACGGAAACGTGCAGAATGTTGAGACCATAACGCCCCCGTCCTCCACCCCGCTAACTCCCAACCCTTCTCCAGCCTCGCCTCAGAGTATCTCCCCACTCTGTACCCCAGATCTGGATGCTCAGACGGAGAGTAATCATGACACAGCTTTGACCTTAGCTTGCCATGGTGGACACTCGGAGCTTGTCAATCTCCTGTTGTCAAAAGGTGCAGACATTGAGCACAGGGACAAAAAAGGTAATGTATTTCTGTATACACCTTGCTGTCTTCTTCACTCTAGTAATacttgaaaaaattgaaatgaatatacatgtaaattttaaagatttaagcATGTCATTAACaaggaatgtttttttttacaggttttACACCATTGATTCTGGCTGCCACAGCAGGTCATGTTGATGTGGTGGAAATCTTGTTAGAGTCTGGTGCAGATATGGAGGCCCAGTCAGAGAGAACGAAAGACACGCCCCTCTCCCTGGCTTGTTCTGGAGGAAGATATGAGGTGAATTTTATATGACATTATATCATGatctactgtaaattcctaattagacatgaggaattaatatccgcgtaaaattgtGAGAAGCCTGTGACACAAATTCTAAAATCTTACTTTTAATTTTCAacacatgtaaactacatgaaactgtGATGAAATTTCAGCATTcgcaattttatgttctcgcgatttgatggaaaatttGTCGaatcgtggaattaagtactcgtgtaaaataaggaatctacagtatttaatATTGTGATGTTActgttttgttttcaatcaaaatacaacaatggtttgaaaatgattaagaaaaatatgactTGTACATAGGTGGTTGAGTTGTTGCTATCCAAGGGTGCCAACAAAGAGCACAGAAATGTGTCGGACTACACTCCTCTCAGTCTAGCCGCCTCAGGGGGATATGTCAACATCATCAAACTCCTTCTGTCCCATGGAGCAGAAATCAATTCCAGGTATAAATGCTAGTTTTCTATCCTGTATAACAAACTGAACACTTCTGTGTAAGCTCTGTACTCTTAAATTACAAAGATGTTCTTACATGgagttttcttttattaattttgaaggACGGGGAGTAAACTTGGCATTTCTCCTTTGATGTTGGCTGCAATGAATGGGCATACTGCAGCAGTGAAGCTACTGCTGGATATGGGAAGTGACATCAATGCGCAGGTAAATGCTCAGAGTCAACTTTCGTCATCACATGAATTCTGCTGCATTTGATAATAACgtgataatcattcattttttgatattgaaaattatttgaatagATTGAGACCAACCGAAACACAGCTTTGACACTTGCCTGTTTCCAAGGTAGACATGAGGTTGTCAGTTTACTTGTGGACAGAAAGGCAAACATTGAACATAGGGCAAAGGTAAGCATTATTAACTGTAAGGTGTGatgaacacgaaatgtcacatCTTTCTTTGTTGCAGTAAGTCTTTGTTC
This portion of the Magallana gigas chromosome 7, xbMagGiga1.1, whole genome shotgun sequence genome encodes:
- the LOC105323237 gene encoding ankyrin repeat domain-containing protein 17 isoform X5; the protein is MMQNETSDENVSTNKNIRTVEIEQGSQTAPYPSLEKNETIQSAQSTFGADISDDDEVSDVGSFIMDHDIDEEDQDIEPKFLLPTEGMEASNIPSIDPETHARLEALLEAAGIGKLSTADGKALTDPEVLRKLTSSVSCALDEAAQALHRMRAEQQGQLTGAEGSLAEACSDGDVPTVRKLLHEGGSVHETTEEGESLLSLACSAGYYELAQVLLAMKANVEDRGIKGDCTPLMEAASGGYVDIVKLLIAHEADVNAQSSAGNTPLHYAACGGFEDVVQELLEAGANVEQHNENGHTPLMESASAGHVGVARILLRAGAGINTHSNEFKESALTLACYKGHLEMVKFLLEAGADQEHKTDEMHTALMEASMDGHVEVARLLLDSGAQVNMPADSFESPLTLAACGGHVDLAALLIERGANLEEVNDEGYTPLMEAAREGHEEMVGLLLANGAYINAQTEETQETGLTLACCGGFLEVADFLIKAGANIELGCSTPLMEAAQEGHLDLVRYLLKAGANVHATTGTGDTALTYACENGHTDVAEALLEHGAELEHESEGGRTPLMKAARAGYLCTVQFLISKGADVNRATSTNDHTVLSLACAGGHLAVVELLLAHGADPAHKLKDGSTMIIEAAKGGHTQVVKLLLEYPNRVLMNSPESALVPSETNIPESRVPVQGLGNIVPPSDPNSPSQNNIASLQTVAQNVIKSASEKDSNFPPRNPDQVWKNLPKPGGKRNHNNSGGDSASKPSKTSNIPPPPPPPATTPQYGDGAPTPPQYGDMGSLSDEALDVKASERLEAIINNVMAKELDSSSATREEQILRKQQILHELQKVEKELQEKAQAQLFLSAQHQLEQQQQQQHLQHVLQQGAKVLQRTLEVQVKIKQEENNGEGSSAEEKVEGESPASPQPSNDLDKQVTSLLPADVAASGQIVFPNIPYDSNLLPASSSQPMSMPSPASSEASTPKEGKDWPRNNGNTPKRGVSGKGGNRTKTPSSSAPTTPTGISVPTTVTAADQNKVTQSSQQLAQASAGIQSPANNNSAVALATYRQQIQNIVLRHQQQQQLQLQQQNPQQQQNQSQQTIQFPQLPQLQLTPEQQEHLLTMLSQQTFQPQITNPAIPNQQLPQQLPQQVPQQQFSQQPMVQQPLQLIQPPPQPPMTQQQQQQLLQQQQQAQILTQQLQQQIKPPQPAPPQTTNGQKNARNKRHLYNNQQQAAGNGNVQNVETITPPSSTPLTPNPSPASPQSISPLCTPDLDAQTESNHDTALTLACHGGHSELVNLLLSKGADIEHRDKKGFTPLILAATAGHVDVVEILLESGADMEAQSERTKDTPLSLACSGGRYEVVELLLSKGANKEHRNVSDYTPLSLAASGGYVNIIKLLLSHGAEINSRTGSKLGISPLMLAAMNGHTAAVKLLLDMGSDINAQIETNRNTALTLACFQGRHEVVSLLVDRKANIEHRAKTGLTPLMEAASGGYVEVGRVLLDKGADVNAPPVPSSRDTALTIAADKGHYRFVELLLSRHAAVDVKNKKGNSPLWLACNGGHLDVVQLLVSAGADIDSQDNRKVSCLMASFRKGHVKVSKWMVKHVNQFPSDQELSRYIATVSDKELQKKCQQCMEIIVSAKDRQAAEAFKNANILLEELDKERQHEENRKAAAAKKRERKKKKKKEKQQEKDVKDVDEEDDTNSNSKNSTPEPENCMSDIYQPDKEEKIDLDERIPMQPPTATVVSTIGTLLPSASEPTYSKSGRNKNNNRIAETSTISSAESRKNKRNRKEKERVSDVENVPVSVATSMSLNATTTSNHLAGQNDNVGRRKKGDNSASLAFGSGIGDLDDFGTLPENLKISDREVEKLRKTVEKTKPDKSDHVLHVNKQNGENVSPSVHGLHVKTTPVIASPKKGQKKEDGWKEVVRRPVSCKSKKVQVPSSAISRVIGRGGCNINLIREVSGAHIEVEKQRGSGERVITIKGTVDGTKQAHTLISALIADPDKDLQELIPKSKNKTSTKDQSMFFNPETVMPPASTHGQTSTSTTKTTSSTRNMGPRGQNQSSSARPQTTVSSSVPSSSMVWGGPPSQPPITSPRRSQPKQATVIQPGQGNPDKNVTRQLFPNETKNRGGFGVPPSTSSNTTVSYTLASSTSKVTTSGSPVFTIKPDNSKQPLPSKPGQIRPPVPGNVKVLQRPGSHKQDPQPLPIISGQQNGPSAPPMMGPNGPFMPPNSPGGSFSPFNNLFSNVADQLLKKDDASERMNFASVAAAGVIGSLTNSSAASDLMATKVDPHLQAKAPGFRPVRNPSPHEMEMRFKGIQLPPQMMNELDSRMFRTGLPNQSPSMSPRSSTSTPNTNMSPRNQTNTSLDPGHLSSAVGQKEEYTTPSQPMTLPKIESTLNPNAPDFTSRQAGGGPPNHPGGNVPPNNLAMGYLLYQQALAQQLQNLGGPGPNLLSPGMISQQEFANLIHQFVASGQAQPPAGSSPPVGVPTSGNTVPSGLGVPGQAPAPPRPFSPLTQGRPSSAPLMGGMPRDGSSPGPIGPPPPAASPLTVSPKLSDQIKSEDRRPVGPIGGERPMGPIGGERAQRRAPGPIPAQPISAANDFGPAFWNIATELSMQWGPVSSASSIHDSSSSVITSSEGGVPSLKNQTDFLEGRDLSDQQMDKVLHGTSVGMEYYGKGIGPGGGGQFSMAQQNFIPGPVGDGMPNNMWNPQMKGQVSEASDKVMWNSWSSQTSM